Proteins encoded in a region of the Podarcis muralis chromosome 2, rPodMur119.hap1.1, whole genome shotgun sequence genome:
- the UBE2B gene encoding ubiquitin-conjugating enzyme E2 B, protein MSTPARRRLMRDFKRLQEDPPVGVSGAPSENNIMQWNAVIFGPEGTPFEDGTFKLVIEFSEEYPNKPPTVRFLSKMFHPNVYADGSICLDILQNRWSPTYDVSSILTSIQSLLDEPNPNSPANSQAAQLYQENKREYEKRVSAIVEQSWNDS, encoded by the exons ATTACAGGAAGATCCACCCGTGGGGGTCAGTGGTGCACCATCTGAGAACAACATAATGCAATGGAATGCAGTTATTTTTGG GCCAGAAGGTACTCCCTTTGAAGATG GTACCTTTAAACTAGTAATAGAATTTTCAGAAGAATATCCAAATAAGCCTCCAACTGTTCGGTTTTTATCAAAAATGTTTCATCCCAATG TATATGCAGATGGTAGCATATGTTTAGATATCCTTCAGAATCGCTGGAGTCCTACGTATGATGTCTCATCTATTTTAACCTCAATTCAG tCGCTGCTTGACGAACCCAATCCAAATAGTCCTGCCAACAGTCAGGCTGCACAACTTTATCAGGAAAACAAGCGTGAATATGAAAAAAGAGTTTCGGCTATTGTTGAACAAAGTTGGAATGATTCATAA
- the CDKN2AIPNL gene encoding CDKN2AIP N-terminal-like protein isoform X2, which produces MVSDDCEAEFPEQFRSYSENDKHWQARRAFIVRNYPPGDGEALSPLRVDQLLSLSMVWANHIFMGCSYNKDLLEKVTEMAEGIEVEDAPHFTTRDEIMKKNQH; this is translated from the exons ATGGTGAGCGACGACTGCGAGGCCGAGTTCCCCGAGCAGTTCCGCTCCTACTCGGAAAACGACAAGCACTGGCAGGCGCGGCGTGCCTTCATCGTGCGCAATTATCCGCCGGGAGACGGGGAGGCGCTCTCTCCGCTCCGCGTGGACCAGCTGCTCTCGCTCTCTATGGTTTGGGCCAATCACATCTTCATGGGATGCAG CTACAACAAAGATCTCTTGGAGAAGGTAACTGAAATGGCTGAGGGAATTGAAGTTGAAGATGCACCACATTTCACAACCCGTGATGAGATAATGAAAAAG aatCAACACTAG
- the CDKN2AIPNL gene encoding CDKN2AIP N-terminal-like protein isoform X1, giving the protein MVSDDCEAEFPEQFRSYSENDKHWQARRAFIVRNYPPGDGEALSPLRVDQLLSLSMVWANHIFMGCSYNKDLLEKVTEMAEGIEVEDAPHFTTRDEIMKKGKV; this is encoded by the exons ATGGTGAGCGACGACTGCGAGGCCGAGTTCCCCGAGCAGTTCCGCTCCTACTCGGAAAACGACAAGCACTGGCAGGCGCGGCGTGCCTTCATCGTGCGCAATTATCCGCCGGGAGACGGGGAGGCGCTCTCTCCGCTCCGCGTGGACCAGCTGCTCTCGCTCTCTATGGTTTGGGCCAATCACATCTTCATGGGATGCAG CTACAACAAAGATCTCTTGGAGAAGGTAACTGAAATGGCTGAGGGAATTGAAGTTGAAGATGCACCACATTTCACAACCCGTGATGAGATAATGAAAAAG GGAAAAGTGTGA